In the Armigeres subalbatus isolate Guangzhou_Male unplaced genomic scaffold, GZ_Asu_2 Contig1598, whole genome shotgun sequence genome, GTGCTAACATGGGAAGCTTTGCTTACGGCAATTGGACAAACTACCACCCTCCGCTCTATTCAGTATTTCCAGTTGTACTATGTACCTATTTCTCCTCTCATTCTCCCTTCTACATAAAAGCAAACTTCCGCACTCTCTATTGTGCTTAGCCTGCCATTGTTTgtgccttttttcttcttccctttcTTGTTCTACCGCCTCCGTTTAGGGtggtattatttttaattaagtCTCTAATTGGAGTTTCAAGTTCATCATCATTTCCTGTTTGTTTGTATTTTCTCCGTCTCCTGTGCCGCTACAATTCTGTTAATTAACTCTAGATACAGCGACCGGTCGCACTCGTTCACACAAAAATATACATACATATCCCTTCTACGATGGGCGCGCTTTTGTTTTCCTCGCGAGCTTTTCTCTTGCTGCCATAGTCGGACCTTTTCGACCTCTCGATTATACGGGGAGGATGCCATTAGAGTAAACTGTGTTGCTGATAGTTTGTGTGGGGGTAGGGTTGCCTAAATTCAGGCGAAGATTACACATCGTGAAGAATGGCCGTTTCTGTACAAATGTTTTTAGATGCATTACCATTAGCAGGGTTGCCAGTTTTCATGATATGATATCTTCGTTTTTTGGGGATGTCCTTCCACCGACCAATTTCGACTCGGTGGGCGGCCGTTATCATGAGAAACATAAAATGGGAAACCAATATGATTAACACCGAATGGAAGTTTAATGGCGCTGATGGTGAAGTAATTGGGGGTGTGGTGTGAGTAAACTGATTGTGCCAACGTGGTTTTATAGCCAGATGGGGGAGGAGGAGAGGAAGGATGGTGTCATTCGCCTCAAGATTCCGATCACCAGTGGGCAAGCTGTGAGCATTAGGATCAAGTGGTGGCTGGATGCGGTTAGTCGAGGGGCAGCATTTCGCGGTCGTTTGTCTGGTTGTTTGTTGTAGAGGAACTGGTTCCAGAGGCTGGGCTCTGTGGAAGTGGCAGGGTTCTGGGGTCTTGGGTAGTAGGGATTCTGTGGGGAAGCGCCGAAGGCAATGGGAAGTTGTGCCCTGGTGGAGGTTGGTTCAGGGAGGATACATGGGCTGGAAGACGGCAGGGCTTCCGGCTCCCGGCTGAGGATAGTTGCTGAAGTACGGGGATTTGGTAGTTTGAACACTGCCGAAGATGTAGTTGGGATCGATCGGCATGTTCGGGTAGACTCCGTCTTTGGTTTTAGTGTTTTCCGGTGCCGGGTTAAGACTCAGGACACCTGCAATTATGATATGAACAACGACCAAAACGGTTAGAGGTGGATATTGTGGTGAAACAGACGTAACGCGAAATATTGCATGCAGAGCACAATGCACAAACAGAACAAAACGAACGGTGCAGTGTGTGTATGTGGCGGCCCACTGGTGGGTTGAGTAGTTTCCGACGTGAGTTGAGTTATGTTCTTCTTTGTATACACATCTATGGGGCAGAAAAATGGCTTCCTGGTACTAGTAAAAATAATCATAATAAGCCCTGCTAGAAAACTATAAAACGGAAATGAACTATCCTGATATTCCCTTTTCTAGACGAGGTACAGACAATTTACAAATAGTGCGGTTTTCCGATGGTTTCAAAGTTTTAAAGTTCAGCATCATGGGATTCGACAGAAGAGACAGCAGaaagaaatttacgaaagaGGTAAGAAGATATGCATGCAGACTGTAGAGTCTTACGTTATACTATTTACTAAGCAACTGGAATTGACTCTAATTCGGgtggatttgggttggaattcgatttgagttggatttggattgggattgaatttggattagattttgattcaatttgagtcagatttatattggattggttttagattagatttggatttgatttagatttggattggatttcaatttgttgtgaattggatttaggttgaatttggatttagattagatttgatttcgatttgaattgaaagtggattgaattttgattggatttgaataagatatcgattgtatttggatggatctggatttgaattggatttggattgaatttggattaggtttggattttaattggatttgaattggatattgattggatttatattgcatttggattagatttggattggatttggattggatttggattggatttggattggatttggattggatttggattggatttggataagatttggattggatttggattggatttggattagatttggattttattggattttgattggatttggattggatttggattggatttagattggatttggattggattaagattggatttggatttgaattggatttaaaatggattttgattggatttgtattagatttggGTTGCAGTtatattggtttggatttggattggatttagattgaaattggattgtgtttggtaatggatttgtattggatttggattggatttaaattggatttggattggatttggattggatttagattagatttagattcggattggatttagatttcgattcgtcttcttcttcttcttcttcttcttggcattacattcccacactgggacagagccgcctcgcagcttagtgttcattaagcacttccacagttattaactgccaggtttctaagccaagttaccatttctgcattcgtatatcatgaggctaacacgatgatacttttatgcccagggaagtcgagacaatttccaatccgaaaattgcctagaccggcacctggaatcgaacccagccaccctcagcatggtcttgctttgtagccgcgcgtcttaccgcacggctaaggagggcccacggctaaggagatttcgattcgtattggatttggattgtatattgattagatttggattgtattaggattggatttggattggatttgaattggattttgaatggatttggataggatttggattggatttggattggatttggattggatttggattggctttggattggatttgtattggatttggattgaatttggattggatttgaaatggatttggattgaatttggaatggatttgcattggatttggaaaaGGTTTGGACTAgactttgatttggattgaatttgatttagattggaattgaTTTGAATAGGTTTTAAATGAGATTGGAGGTTTTGAATAAGAAGAATGGATTATGTGGATTGAATGTGAATtaaatgtggattggatttagaatggATATAGACCGAACTGAATTGGATctatttggactggatttagattgactgatctgactggatcttgactggatctcgaccgatctggactggatttgactggatttgaaactgaacctgactggatctgaactgaacctgactgaCATGGACTGGATCTAGATCTGAACTgcatctggactggatctggactggacctgtactggatctggactggattgaccgatttagactggactgggactaaactgggactggatctgactgatttgactggattgacctgactgatctgatctgacctgaattgactggactggatctgacctgactgactgacttgactggactctggactgacctggactggatctggactgacttggaccgatttgactggacttgactggaccttgactgatctggaccgatctggactgaccgacctggactggatctgactgacctgatctgactgacctggacctgatctggactgacctgactggatcttgactgactctgactggatctgacctgacctgactggatctggactgatctgactggatctggactggatctgaactgactctgaccgacctgactggatctggactggacttgactggatcttggactggatctggactgatctggactgatctggactggatcttgactgacctggactgatctggactgacctgactgacctggactggatctgactgaccgactggactggatctggactggatctgactggatctggactggatctggactgacctgaccgatctgactgactctggaccgatctggactggatcgactggatctggactggatctgactgacctggactggatctggactggatctggactgatctggactggatctggactggacttggactgatctggactgatctggactggatctggactggatcggactgacctgactgactgactggatctggactggaccttggactggatctgactgactggatctgacttgactgactggactggatctggactggatttgactgacctggactggatcgactggactggatctgactgactggatcgactggatctggactgatctgaccgatctggactgacttggactggatctggactgacctggactggatctggactgactggacctggacctgatctggactgacctgacctgacctggactgaacctgaccgatctggaaacggatctggaccgactcctggactggacctgaccgatcttgactggaatctggatctggactgactgacttggactggacttggactggactggatctggactgacctggaccgactgacctggactcgactggaccgacctggactgacctggactggatctggactgacctgaccgatctggactggacctgactgactctgaccgatctggactgacctgactggacctggatctgactcgactggactggatctgactggatctggactgaccgatctgaccgatctggactgatctggactggatctggactggatctgactgatctggactgggacctggacttggatcgaccgaacctgactgacctggactgaccttggaaccgacctggactgacctggactggatctggactggatctggatccgaCTGAACTCCGGATCCaattgacttggactgacctggactggatctgactgacctgactgactggattgacctggactgacctggatctggaacctgactggatcttggactgatctggactggatcttggaactggatctggactgacctgactggatccggactggatctggactggatctgactggatctggactgactgactggactgactctggactgactggactggatctttggactgaactggactgacctgactgatctggactggatctggactggacttgactgatcttgactggacttgacctgactggatctggacctggactggatcaggATCGActcctggactggatttggactgactctggaccgacttgacctgactggactgaacctgacctgactggacttcgactggatctggactgacctggaccagACTAGGacttggatcgactggatctggactggatttgacctgaccagatctgactgacttggactggacttgaccgatctggactgggactggatctggactgacctgactgatcttgactgatctgggactggatcttgaacctggatctgaactgaactgactTGGAACCGATctgaacctgactggatctggactgacctggactggatctggacctgatctgactgatctggactggatcggactggatctgactgacctggactggatctgactggatctggactggatctgactgatctggatctgacctgatctggactggatctggactgatctggatctggatcgactggatctgactggacttgaactggatctggactggacggactggatctggactggatggactggatctgactgaacctggactggacGGACTGGACGGATCAGACggactggatcgatctgactggacggact is a window encoding:
- the LOC134203036 gene encoding uncharacterized protein LOC134203036; its protein translation is YGRQCSDIGCLSSQVCVMSYDSCSLGQREGNECGRYPTCKKKTDAGLAAGPSGVLSLNPAPENTKTKDGVYPNMPIDPNYIFGSVQTTKSPYFSNYPQPGAGSPAVFQPMYPP